The DNA sequence GTATCATGTTTAACTAGTTACCTTGAACAAGTTTTAGGTAGGTAAGGTTGTGGTGTGCTACATTGTAAAGTGAGGATATAGTTCTCTTTTTGGTACATATGAAGTTTCTGACATCTTCAAATGATTACCAAAGAACAATATTCAGACAAGTGCCATATAACTTGGTGTAGAAATGTAATACAAGTAGGTTATATTCataataatttttgtttttttgactCGGTTCATCTTTTTATCACTCAGCAGTACATTTCTTGGTATCTCTTCAATTCCCCTGCAGTCTAACAGAGTCAACTTAGCATAATTTGCTCCAAGACTTTTCATGTCACAATCTGTCCTGGTCTTAATGATGTCATCAAACAGGTATTAACTTTCAACAATAATTGTAAATGTTGTAGTGATGCTGGTGGTTTTTATCTGAACTGGTTATGAGTTAAAGTTTATATTTACTTCTTCATGATGTGTAGGAAATTGTAACTCTTAAATAGGTGAAAGAACAATACTTTCAGTTTTCATAATTCTGATATAGGGTCACTGATAGGTGATTGCTACAAAGatttcacaaattttttttttgctttcagaCTTTCTACTCTGCCTCCTTCGATGGAGATGGAATCATAAAAGGGAATGATAAGTCAATTTAGAAATCAAATCCTTGACCCAATATACTCAAATATAGAGTAAGCATTTCCTTACAAGTATGAGCTATGTTGTAATTTTAAGTCTCGGATTGAATGTATCCTTGCAACACTTGATTATGATATAACAGAGCTAATTTGTATGATATAACACTTGGTTATGATACTAGTACAATACTTattgttggattttttttttggtagaatttggAATCTCTGATATGTCCAATTTGGAGTTGCTCATCACAGAGAAGTGAATATATACCTCCTTTATCATGATTGTTTCTACAGATCAATTAATGTTTACACTTTTACTTTTTGAATATACATGTTTGTTCATTCAGATCTGTCATGAAATACTTATGTTCTATTGATGCATTTATATGATTGGGAGTTGTGACAACTATACTATTAGCTATTCTTTCATCAACCTAGAGACACATATACTGTTATGAGCATGTCCTGTTTGTCATTTGAGACCTATGCATGTAACTTGGAATTCTATTTATAGTGCATGCAACTTAGACTTATGCATATGAATTGAATCATATTCGTCCGGATGTCAAGGTTCATTACATATTTGTTTCTATGAAGAATGTATTGCATaagtcaaaagaaataaaacattccttatttcttttttcttcttttcttcttgttttcaatTGAGTGTAGAAGTATGGCAGTTTATTCTAAGCATTGGCTTTGGCCTAGCTAGCAAGCATAGTTCCAGTAGCATTCCATTTACTCGCTTTTATCATGAAGTAGGACGAATTGCTCAGGCCAAGAATCGCCATTCAAATGGACAGGGACGGTGTCCTGTTAAATCTGCCAAATTCATTCTGGACTTGCTTAAGAATGCTGAGAGTAATGCAGATGTATGCTTTACTTCGATGTGGTCTTTAGTTACTACAAATTCTCCTTTATATGTACAGTCGCATATATGTGAGCATATATGCTTTTGCAACCCATCCTCTAGGTGAAAGGTGCTCTTCATATCTCATATTCAGGTGAACCAAGCCAGGAAGTAGGGGCGTCACACATACAGCTCTGTAGTGTGTAAACTGCTCCTCCCATGAACTTGGGTctcattcattcattttttgTGTTCCTTCAGGATTACTCGCAACAGCCCCCTATGCAGGAACTAATTGCAAGGGATCTTCATGATAACAAATGGAAATTCAAACATATATTTCGAGGTAAGTATGGAACTATGGATTTAGCATTCTTCAAATCAACTACTCTAGCGTTAATGTCGAAGAAAGACCTGGTGAACTACTTTGCACACTTGTTGACTCAAAATGTCAAAAAGTAATTAAGAGTTCAAGTGAAATATTAATTGTATTTACTAATATGAACAATATCTATGTCATGTACATCTCCCATTAATTTTCtagctttttgtttctttaatgaatgcttgacgaagtggtgttagctcagtggttagagcacccactacctatgtacgaagtcatgggttcgagtcaccatgagggTAAGAGTGAAACTCTTTGATCCTCTTTGTAATaattaaagaaaggaaaaaaagaaaaagaaaaagaaaaaaggcttGCAACCACACTAGAGTAATTAGTACGTGAAATAGATCGCGGAAGATCCCTACAAAGTTTATCTTGAAGTAGAGGAAAATAACTAACTTGTAAAGCTTAATTATCTTGTAAATTTTGGTAGAAACTTCATTCCTTCTGTAACATTCATgaggaaaattaaaatgtaacattttcttttatataagcttcattcctttttgtgtagtttttattcataaaaaaataaaaaaattggcatgcatatttgcatgtcaaaatttttttattcataaataatatttttgcaACGGCATTTTTGCAGTAGCAAATGATTTTTGGCGACGGCAAAAAACTTCAGTAGCgattggtggcgtcgccattggTATTTGCCACGGCATTTTTCAGTCGCAAAATTCTTGCAACGGCAAATGATTTGCAGTCGCTAATAAACTTGCGATGGTGCATTCGCCTTAGCAAATGCtattggcgacgccaccaatGGCGTCAGAAGCATTGTCGTCGCAGAGCCGTCGTCAATGCTCTTTTGCGACAGTGTGGAGCCGTGgctattgtaatttttttttatagtgctacccattcttttctatttcctcacaccaaatattctccatctccttcacaattttccattcattaacgcatcttcttgttcttaaatacatcttccttctttttttctttttttttttgtcttggaaAAATGGCTCCAAGAAGGGATTCTTGGAGgcacaatgaagaagttattcttTTCCAAGCTTGGATCACCGTTGGGGGTGATGGTTGCGTCAGAAAAGATCAAAAGTTGGACTTATTGTGGAGTCATGTGGCGGAGGAGTACAATGCTCACAAACCGGCCGGTTGCATGGATAGAACACATTTTAGTTGCCACGCTcgttggaagaaaataagtccGGCGTGTATGAAGTGGCGCCAAGCTCTTAACAAGGTCGAATACCTTCAACGAAGAAGCGGCGAAAATATGGAGGACGAGGtaattatattgaaatatgttcaataatgattatttttttatttctcatgTAGTTGTTAAAAGTAAAATGTTATTATATAGTTTATTGATCGATTTATACTAAgccaaatttttttaaatattttatttacttaatattaTATGTAGCTCATGAATGTTAAATCAACATATTACGACTCGGAAGGTCAAGATTTTGTGTTTGAGCATTGTTGACAATACTTGAAAAAATACGGAAAAGTTTGGGAAAACGCCATCAATGGAAAACACCCACTTTAGTGTTCCTAATCATGTCAACTTGGATGACGATGGAACACCCATTACTGAGGATGAGCTTCCCTCATCAAGAAAGGCACGTCCTCAAGGATAGAAAGCTCAGAAGCTAGCTAAGAAAAAAGGCAATAAGCAGGATGCGGATGACCTACGAGTTCAAATGCAGAAATATTATGAACAAACAGAACGCGAGTACCAACAAAGGTAAAGACAGTTTGAGGAAGGTCAACTAATTGAGCAACGCGCTGAAGATGCTCGCACGATGCAGGTGGATCCATCaattttcactccaagaaagaggagttattgggagaggaagcaacaacaaataattgatAAGCAGGCAGAAAATTCAAGCATCCCAGAACAATCTCAAGATCCTACACCCCCTGAAGGAGACAACACAGGCTTGACCACTTATGATCCACTTGGCGAGACATCTTGGatgtaattaatattattaGTTGTTTTGAATGGTTTGTGTTTTAATTtatgataataaaaattattttgttgagtagatcatcttcgtaaaaaagcattgaacttttattttcataataaagcacaccacacaaattaaaagcacacaatACAAAGTAAAAGCATACCACACAACAATACAACTAAAGTAGGTCATGACCACTTATCATGACAACATGTCCACTTATtgaaagcacaaaaaaaaaaaaactcctcatTGCTGGTTCTGATCAGCTTGTAACTTCATGGTACATAGGTGATCGACTAAATCGTCTTGGAGGTTTTTATTCATCACTGGACATCTAACCTCCCTATAACGACGCAAGAATTGATTTAGTTGTTGCGGATTGCGATGAACATCAATGTCCATTACTGGTTTCTTATATGTCTCTGCTTTCCTTGGTCTGGTTGGGATATCATCCGAATCAAATGGCTCTGCTGCATCTTCATCATGCTCATCTTCAACAATCATAATGTGCACATAATGCACGTCATAATGATGTTTTGAAGGTTCTCCTTACTCCACCCACGAGCTGGTCCTCTTATGATTGCCCAATGAACTTGGAGAATACCAAATGCTCTCTCCACATCTTTTCTATATGCTTCCTGCATCCTTGTGAAATGTTGTGTCTGATTGCTTGTACAAATGACCCCCACTTAGGGTATATGCCATTAACTAGGTAATAACATTGATGATAATGCCTATTACGTACCTGGTAGCTCACTTCAGGGGTTTCACCAACGCATACGTCATTGAACGACGGTGAACATCCAAGGACGTTAATATCATTCAAGGAACTTGGAAGTCTGAAGAAGGCATGCCAAATCCAAGTATCGTAGGAGGCCACCGCCTATAAGAAGATTGTGGGTTTTCCCCTTGTAGCTAGTATACTGCCCTGCCCATCCAGTGGGACAATTTTTCCATTACCAGTGCATACAATCAAGGCTACCGACCATCCCCGTTCTGCAGCTTTGTCAAGCAGCTGTCGCAAATCTGTCGGTGTTGGTCAGTAGAGGTAAGTCTCATGGTACACATTCCAGATTGCTTTTTTGAAGTGCTCAAAAATCTCAAAGGCAGTGGTCTTCGCAATATCTAGGTAATCATCGCAGAAATCAGTTGTGATGCCATATGCGAGCATTCTCATGGCGCATGTCAGCTTTTGTTTAGTGGATAAGTTGAGACTCCCACAAGCATCTcttgtttgaacaaaatatgAGTCGTAGTTGGCCAAGTCGCACATCATCCTGTCAAAGACACAAGGTTGCATTCTATATCGCCTACGAAATATGTTTGGTTCATACTTACACGGATCCGTGAAGTATTGAGCTTTGAGTCGAATATCCATCAGCTCTCGATCCTTGGCCTTATAGGTATGAGTGTACGACCTTCTGAAGAACCACCCCATTGTGAATCCTCATCTTCCAGAGTTTGGATGTTCAAGGTAGCAGCAGACATCATCAAGGCTCATCGATGGCTTCTCATGACGACCTCTTCTTGATCTTTCCGCAACAATTTTGTCAAACGATTCATTGTAGAAAtggtttgacaaaatcaaaacagaaaagaaagaaagatttgtgtgttttggatatgagaagtgtttgtgaatttgtgagtgatgaggatgacaatgaccccatatttatggacggttgtgaatttgtgagagatAAGAAACCCTACACCATCTAGCATGAGACACTTCCTCGGTCactttgacgcctaagacccgtTTGGTGTACATCGCCATCATCAAGCAAGACACATCCCACCCTAACTGACATAGGATTTCAACTCCTACCCAGACTGGGAGACAGGCTCCAAAGAGGCCGGGCCAACACGCACAACTCTTCTGTCAACGGACCCTAAGTCCATGGATTCAGAACCACCACCGGTGGATGCCGCCGCCAAATTCTTGACTTTGTTTCGCTGACCCTGAGGCCTGCCTTTCTTCTTGTAGACCTTGGGAGCCTAAGTCACCTTCACCTCAACTAGGCCTTCATAAGAGAACTCCAGACCGAGGTTTTCTGGCTGCAGGTTGCCCGAAATAAGAGCCAAACTATGTTTGGCACGCTTACCATCTTCAGGAAGGTCCTCTGGGATGACGCAcctgttagcattaaagccaccctcaagtgcaagaggtacaagttatagaataggggattaagtaaggatgtcgaacccacgaggattggtaaatcctttcctagctagggaaaacctaaggaaaaactagaagaatatgcaaatatacaatcacaaacaaaggctcacaagtgaaccaaagttcatggtgagtatgtgcaagatgatgtgtagagatttgattttgattttgattttgaaattggtttctattcaaattgaaacaatgaaagcaagtaatataaactaacctaaacaaaataagttgttatcaaatggatgggagttagggcatcgggtttcaccttttacctcccttgcaagcataaaagcaattgaatatgaatgatgcaaagccgattgtccaactaccctcttagcatccggataagactactaaggcttaaacccctttcattttattaactctaaccggataagtctagagctaactacctagagacaaagtcaattaccggataggtctcaatcattttcccctaaatgcataaagcttagagtttaggtaaccaaacaagcaaaccaatcctatctctaggtgattttagctcactaccctcacatgcacacatggtgtgctttcatgctccctttttgcctagaggtaatcaatctctaggaaaaacttcatgtcatggcaaacacataactcaaattgattaggtctaagtaatgcattcaactattgacttagcatgtgagaatgaaaacatgaatttgcatcaatttataaacaaaaacatcaatccaagcaagtttggctagggctttcaaccatagccccaactagttcactactcacacatagctagatacacaagcttcaacattctattaagcatcaaatacataaagagatagagagtaaagggtgactattgatgatgccggaataggtggtggagatgggtctccaagaacatgatgtggtggtagtcacctccttctccttgctccaagctcttgatattggtaagaatagtgaaatttgggatctctaagatgagttgtggtgttgaatggtggaggaaatgaaggttgtagtggtggaaatggagattttagaggtggagatggtgcttttagtggtggaaatggtggtgtcttctctagagagaaaaa is a window from the Rosa chinensis cultivar Old Blush chromosome 2, RchiOBHm-V2, whole genome shotgun sequence genome containing:
- the LOC112184847 gene encoding uncharacterized protein LOC112184847 yields the protein MGWFFRRSYTHTYKAKDRELMDIRLKAQYFTDPCKYEPNIFRRRYRMQPCVFDRMMCDLANYDSYFVQTRDACGSLNLSTKQKLTCAMRMLAYGITTDFCDDYLDIAKTTAFEIFEHFKKAIWNVYHETYLY